Genomic DNA from Pseudanabaena sp. ABRG5-3:
TTTTTCTATTAAGGAAACGTTTAGCAACCGATAGAGAAACGTTTGCCTGCTTCGCTAAATATTCCTGAGTCCAAATTTCCTTCTCTCTTTCATTAGATAACTCTAATTTTTTTGATTGAGAGATTCTTTGCTGAACCTTGTCTAGCTCTTCTACAGTCAATATAAATTTGTGTTTTTTATCTGATGTAGGCATAACGCAAAATCTTTTTTACTGTTTTTCGTAATTTAGCAAGGCTAAAGATGTTTTGACTAGTTCAGATTAGTTCATTTTAACTTGACCTAATTTGCTCTGGTGACAACCTGATTGTACATGATATTCCTATGGCATAGCGTTAGGATTCAGTCTATGCAAGCATTTCAAATTAGCTGCCTGCCAAATTTCGAGCCAATCCCCATCGAACAATGCAAAACCAAGCGATCTCGCCATCGCCTACCTCGCCCAAAATCCATTAAAACAACCAACTACCAACAACTAGAAATCACTTGGAAAAACTAGGGAAAACCACCATGTACCAAAACTACAGCATTAACGAGCTATACCAACTCCTCAAACAAATCGAAACCACTATCGACAAATACAACCTAGACCCCAAACCATTTATGGAAAAATTGGGCTTTCAGCAACCAGTCCCCGAAACCGAAATTGTCTTTGAGAAAACTGGCGGACGGTTCCATCTCTTCAAAGCTCTCGAAGAAGCCAAAGAACGAATCGTGATCAAATGTCCTTGGGCAAGCGATCGCGCCATCGACAACGACCTCATGCTAAGGCTCAACTATGCCCTCGACCAAGGCGTACAAATCGATCTCGGCTGGGGCTACCAATATGACCTCGGCACAATCATCAAAAAAGACCGTCACTGCAATTTCACCTTCACCACCGAAGGACAATATCGCTATAGTGCCATGTCTAAACTCTTCCAACTCCAAAAAAGATATAGCGATCGCC
This window encodes:
- a CDS encoding phospholipase D-like domain-containing protein; amino-acid sequence: MYQNYSINELYQLLKQIETTIDKYNLDPKPFMEKLGFQQPVPETEIVFEKTGGRFHLFKALEEAKERIVIKCPWASDRAIDNDLMLRLNYALDQGVQIDLGWGYQYDLGTIIKKDRHCNFTFTTEGQYRYSAMSKLFQLQKRYSDRLRLKLTGGHSKYFVCDRQFAYVGSHNILSATIPNLKIAYPDLQGDETGTIHRNPEIIQKLITRYDQAIDLTASLTPQNMRLRA